Proteins encoded together in one Rhizobacter sp. J219 window:
- a CDS encoding chaperone NapD: MGHANPELHIASLVVHATPKRAPGIAVGIDVLPGAQVHAVTEGGKLVVTLEADSADAMLAQIGHLQRTPGVLSATVVYQCIDSVDAMNQLMTEPSTINQEVPDGHRPS, translated from the coding sequence ATGGGCCACGCCAACCCCGAACTCCACATCGCCAGCCTGGTGGTGCACGCCACGCCGAAACGCGCACCCGGCATCGCCGTCGGCATCGACGTGCTGCCTGGCGCCCAGGTACATGCCGTGACCGAGGGCGGCAAGCTCGTGGTCACCCTGGAGGCCGACTCCGCCGACGCGATGCTCGCGCAGATCGGCCACCTCCAGCGAACCCCTGGCGTGCTCAGCGCCACCGTGGTCTACCAGTGCATCGACAGCGTCGATGCCATGAACCAGTTGATGACCGAACCATCGACGATCAATCAAGAGGTGCCCGATGGCCATCGTCCGTCGTGA
- the napE gene encoding periplasmic nitrate reductase, NapE protein, with the protein MSETTSGPSVKTQERRSLIFLSVVMAPLLAVVVVSGYGFLVWVYQMFAGPPGG; encoded by the coding sequence ATGAGCGAGACAACTTCTGGCCCTTCCGTCAAGACGCAGGAACGGCGCAGCCTGATCTTTCTGTCGGTCGTGATGGCGCCGCTGCTGGCGGTCGTCGTGGTCTCCGGCTATGGCTTCCTGGTCTGGGTCTACCAGATGTTCGCCGGCCCCCCGGGCGGCTGA